The following coding sequences are from one Ramlibacter henchirensis window:
- the paaE gene encoding 1,2-phenylacetyl-CoA epoxidase subunit PaaE: MNTPLFHDLRVRSITPDTTEAVVVAFEVPDDLQPVFGFTQGQYLTLRKDIDGQDLRRSYSICAGVDDGELRVGVRKVRGGVFSNWINEQLKPGDTISVMAPQGRFFVPIEREAQRHHLGIAGGSGITPILSIMKTVLAREPKSRFTLIYGNRSLKSTMFKEEIEDLKDRYMTRLVLHHVFSDEHTDAPLNMGVMNREKIGDFLRSVVPADRIDHVFVCGPFQMNDEAEAALLAAGVPEDRIHIERFGVPLPAAGSVGAVMHQASPDDAEQAKVVIIRDGLQREITFSRDQPSILDAASAAGMEVPFSCTSGVCGTCRAKLVEGQVRMERNFALDKKEVAAGFILTCQAHPTTERVVLSFDER; this comes from the coding sequence CGGCTTCACCCAGGGCCAGTACCTCACGCTGCGCAAGGACATCGACGGGCAGGACCTGCGCCGCTCGTATTCGATCTGCGCCGGCGTGGACGACGGCGAGCTGCGCGTCGGCGTGCGCAAGGTGCGCGGCGGGGTGTTCTCCAACTGGATCAACGAGCAGCTCAAGCCCGGCGATACCATCAGCGTGATGGCGCCTCAGGGCCGCTTCTTCGTGCCGATCGAGCGCGAGGCGCAGCGCCACCACCTGGGCATCGCGGGCGGCAGCGGCATCACGCCGATCCTCTCGATCATGAAGACGGTGCTGGCGCGCGAGCCGAAGAGCCGCTTCACGCTGATCTACGGCAACCGCAGCCTGAAGTCCACGATGTTCAAGGAGGAGATCGAGGACCTGAAGGACCGCTACATGACGCGACTGGTGCTGCACCACGTGTTTTCCGACGAGCACACGGACGCGCCGCTCAACATGGGCGTCATGAACCGCGAGAAGATCGGCGACTTCCTGCGCAGCGTGGTGCCGGCCGACCGTATCGACCACGTCTTCGTCTGCGGCCCGTTCCAGATGAACGACGAGGCCGAGGCGGCGCTGCTGGCCGCGGGCGTGCCCGAGGACCGCATCCACATCGAGCGCTTCGGCGTGCCGCTGCCCGCCGCCGGCTCGGTGGGCGCCGTGATGCACCAGGCCAGCCCCGACGACGCCGAGCAGGCCAAGGTGGTCATCATCCGCGACGGCCTGCAGCGGGAGATCACCTTCAGCCGCGACCAGCCCAGCATCCTCGATGCGGCTTCGGCCGCCGGCATGGAAGTGCCGTTCTCCTGCACGTCCGGCGTGTGCGGCACCTGCCGCGCCAAGCTGGTGGAAGGCCAGGTGCGCATGGAGCGCAACTTCGCTCTCGACAAGAAGGAAGTCGCAGCCGGCTTCATCCTGACCTGCCAGGCGCACCCGACCACCGAGCGCGTGGTGCTGTCGTTCGACGAACGCTGA
- a CDS encoding TetR/AcrR family transcriptional regulator — protein sequence MGRGRHAGYDDQREAILASAARLFATQGYSATSMNQVADACGLSKATLYHYYRDKYALLFSIADTHVERLQRIASESAEGRGTAEAKLRTLIARLVEEYADAQDEHWVLTSEVRFLEPADRRRILDREREVVSAFAKAVSAVRPDLQQAALAKPLTMLLFGMVNWMFTWMKPDGALDHAAMAPIVSDLFLGGLGAVKQPEGSFSRSREKAGDEGERRRTLTPTLSRTREREQDKEIP from the coding sequence ATGGGCCGCGGCCGCCACGCCGGATACGACGACCAGCGCGAGGCGATCCTGGCCAGCGCGGCGCGGCTGTTCGCGACGCAGGGCTACTCCGCCACGTCGATGAACCAGGTGGCCGACGCCTGCGGACTTTCCAAGGCTACGCTCTACCACTACTACCGCGACAAGTACGCCCTGCTGTTCTCGATCGCCGACACGCACGTGGAGCGGCTGCAGCGGATCGCGTCTGAATCGGCCGAGGGCCGCGGCACGGCCGAAGCCAAACTGCGCACGCTGATCGCGCGGCTGGTGGAGGAATACGCGGATGCGCAGGACGAGCACTGGGTGCTGACCAGCGAGGTGCGCTTCCTCGAACCCGCCGACCGCCGCCGCATCCTCGACCGCGAACGCGAGGTCGTCTCGGCTTTCGCGAAAGCGGTCTCCGCCGTGCGGCCCGACCTGCAGCAGGCCGCCCTGGCCAAGCCCCTGACCATGCTGCTGTTCGGCATGGTCAACTGGATGTTCACCTGGATGAAGCCCGACGGCGCGCTGGACCATGCGGCGATGGCGCCGATCGTTTCGGATCTGTTCCTGGGTGGGCTGGGCGCCGTGAAGCAGCCCGAAGGCTCCTTCTCCCGCTCGCGGGAGAAGGCGGGGGATGAGGGCGAGCGCCGCCGCACCCTCACCCCAACCCTCTCCCGCACGCGGGAGAGGGAGCAAGACAAGGAGATCCCATGA